Proteins encoded by one window of uncultured Bacteroides sp.:
- a CDS encoding UvrD-helicase domain-containing protein — translation MSVSPELLVYKASAGSGKTFTLAVEYIKLLIQNPRAYQQILAVTFTNKATAEMKERILSQLYGIWTEDKDSVAYLEKVCTELNLPETDVRKAAGLALNYMIHDYSRFRVETIDSFFQSVMRNLARELELSPNLNIELNNPEVLSDAVDSMIEKLKPTSEVLAWLLDYIDERIKDDKRWNVSGEVKNFGRNIFDEGYIEKGNDLREKLKDPNYIKKYKKELQTIQEEALEQMKGFADQFNGLLEEHGLTPIDLKGGARGIGSYFNKIHNGVMSNDVRNITVEKCLESEDNWSTKTSPNKSTIIQLAYDELIPLLESSEEFRVKNNIIVNSCRLSLQHVNKVRLLANIDEEVRILNKENNRFLLSDTNALLHRLVQDGDSSFVFEKIGANIHNVMIDEFQDTSRMQWDNFKLLLLEGLSQGSDSLIVGDVKQSIYRWRNGDWGILNGLRDTMENFPVRIEPLSTNYRSEANIIKFNNRLFTSACNYLCDVYWEELNEECYSLKEAYCDVNQESPKKEEKGYVKISFIEEDDKDTPPEDKKDYTQYTMESLAEEVNDLIAQGVKLNDITILVRKNKTIPQIASFFDENLPYRIVSDEAFRLDASLAICMIMDGLRYLSNQENSIARAQLAAAYQNEVLKQSIELNTLLLSDIESYLPPEFVSRRNELPLMPLYELIEELFRIFQMEKIENQDAYLFSFYDAVVEYLQNNSSDPDSFIAHWEERLCSKTIPSGEIEGIRIMSIHKSKGLEFHTVLLPFCDWKLENETNNQLVWCTPTVEPFNELDLVPVNYSTAMAESIYKEDYQNERLQLWVDNLNLLYVAFTRAEKNLIVWSKKDQKKTVSELLNRALRSVAALEYVVWDEEEPYEFGALCPSEVKAVKATTNKLTTPPNSVPVQIESHLHNVEFRQSNRSADFIKGEDVGDDNSKYINMGQLLHTLFSAIETKEDVQSAIERLLFEGVIPDKETEKNIRKTAEKALSHPMVQEWYSGAYQLFNECAIIYKENDSLEVRRPDRVMMNNNEVVVVDFKFGKKNKKYNEQVQGYVSLLADMGYKNISGYLWYVYDGELEKVG, via the coding sequence ATGAGTGTTTCACCGGAACTACTAGTATACAAAGCATCCGCCGGATCAGGGAAAACGTTTACCCTGGCGGTGGAATATATTAAATTGCTGATTCAAAACCCACGGGCATATCAGCAAATCCTTGCCGTAACCTTTACCAACAAGGCTACAGCCGAGATGAAAGAACGTATCCTGAGCCAGCTTTACGGCATCTGGACTGAAGATAAAGACTCAGTTGCTTACCTGGAAAAGGTTTGCACAGAGCTGAATCTACCGGAAACTGACGTGAGAAAAGCTGCAGGACTGGCGCTGAACTACATGATTCATGACTACAGTAGGTTCCGGGTAGAGACAATCGACTCATTCTTTCAATCGGTGATGCGCAATCTGGCGCGGGAACTTGAACTGAGTCCCAACCTGAACATTGAGCTTAATAACCCGGAAGTACTAAGCGATGCGGTAGATTCCATGATTGAAAAGCTAAAGCCCACTTCGGAAGTGCTGGCGTGGCTGCTCGATTACATTGATGAACGCATAAAGGACGATAAGCGCTGGAATGTTTCGGGCGAGGTAAAGAACTTCGGGCGGAATATTTTTGATGAAGGATATATTGAAAAAGGAAACGATCTTAGGGAGAAACTCAAAGATCCGAACTACATAAAGAAATATAAAAAGGAACTTCAGACAATACAAGAGGAAGCCCTTGAGCAGATGAAGGGTTTTGCCGATCAGTTTAACGGATTACTGGAGGAGCATGGGCTTACCCCTATCGACTTAAAAGGCGGTGCGCGAGGAATAGGCAGCTATTTCAATAAGATTCATAATGGCGTTATGAGCAATGATGTGCGTAACATTACTGTAGAGAAGTGTTTGGAGAGTGAAGATAACTGGTCAACCAAAACTTCACCGAACAAGAGCACCATTATCCAACTGGCTTATGATGAACTTATCCCGCTGTTGGAAAGCTCGGAAGAGTTTCGGGTAAAGAACAATATCATTGTGAACTCCTGCCGTTTGTCGTTACAACACGTAAACAAGGTGCGACTGCTGGCTAATATTGACGAGGAGGTGCGCATTCTGAATAAGGAGAACAATCGCTTCCTGCTGTCGGACACCAACGCATTGCTTCACCGGTTGGTGCAGGACGGCGATTCATCGTTCGTCTTCGAGAAGATTGGGGCAAACATTCACAATGTGATGATTGATGAGTTTCAGGACACTTCACGAATGCAGTGGGATAACTTCAAGTTATTGCTGCTCGAAGGTTTGTCTCAAGGCTCGGACAGCCTCATCGTGGGCGATGTAAAGCAATCCATCTACCGTTGGCGTAACGGCGACTGGGGTATTCTGAATGGTTTGCGTGATACAATGGAAAACTTTCCGGTACGCATAGAGCCTTTGAGCACCAACTACCGAAGCGAAGCCAACATTATTAAGTTCAACAACCGCCTGTTTACCTCAGCCTGTAACTATCTGTGTGATGTTTATTGGGAGGAACTGAACGAGGAATGCTATAGTCTGAAGGAAGCTTATTGCGACGTTAACCAGGAATCGCCCAAGAAAGAGGAGAAGGGTTACGTAAAAATATCGTTCATTGAGGAAGACGATAAAGACACTCCGCCCGAAGATAAGAAAGATTACACGCAATATACCATGGAATCCCTTGCCGAAGAGGTGAACGACCTTATTGCACAGGGAGTGAAACTGAATGATATTACCATTCTGGTGCGCAAGAACAAGACTATCCCGCAGATAGCCAGCTTCTTTGACGAGAATCTGCCCTATCGCATTGTGTCCGATGAGGCTTTCCGACTGGATGCTTCACTGGCCATCTGCATGATAATGGATGGCCTGCGCTATCTCTCCAATCAGGAGAACAGCATTGCCAGGGCACAACTGGCGGCAGCTTATCAGAATGAAGTATTGAAACAAAGTATAGAGCTTAATACTTTGCTGCTTAGCGATATAGAAAGTTACCTTCCTCCTGAATTTGTCTCCAGAAGAAACGAATTACCTCTAATGCCTCTTTACGAACTGATAGAGGAACTGTTCCGCATTTTCCAGATGGAAAAGATAGAGAATCAGGATGCTTACCTGTTCTCGTTCTATGATGCGGTGGTGGAATATCTGCAAAACAATTCATCTGACCCGGACTCTTTCATTGCTCACTGGGAAGAACGCCTTTGCAGCAAGACTATTCCGTCGGGAGAAATTGAGGGTATACGAATCATGTCTATCCATAAATCCAAAGGACTGGAGTTTCACACCGTGCTGCTTCCTTTCTGCGACTGGAAACTGGAGAACGAAACGAACAATCAGCTGGTGTGGTGCACTCCCACCGTTGAGCCATTCAATGAGCTCGACCTTGTTCCGGTGAATTACTCGACAGCAATGGCTGAGTCTATCTATAAAGAGGATTATCAAAACGAGCGCCTTCAGCTTTGGGTAGATAATCTGAACCTGCTCTACGTAGCCTTTACCCGTGCGGAAAAGAATCTGATTGTATGGAGCAAAAAAGATCAGAAGAAGACAGTGTCCGAATTGCTCAATAGAGCGTTACGATCGGTTGCAGCCCTGGAATATGTGGTATGGGATGAGGAAGAGCCTTACGAATTCGGAGCACTTTGTCCGTCGGAAGTCAAGGCGGTAAAAGCAACAACCAACAAGCTTACGACTCCCCCCAACAGTGTTCCGGTACAGATTGAGTCGCACTTGCACAATGTAGAGTTTCGCCAGTCGAACCGCTCCGCCGATTTCATCAAAGGTGAGGATGTGGGCGACGATAACTCCAAATACATTAACATGGGGCAACTGCTCCACACACTTTTCTCGGCCATTGAAACCAAGGAAGATGTGCAGTCGGCCATTGAGCGTTTGCTCTTTGAAGGCGTGATACCTGATAAAGAAACCGAAAAGAACATTCGCAAAACGGCAGAGAAAGCTCTCTCCCACCCAATGGTTCAGGAATGGTACTCGGGTGCATACCAACTCTTCAACGAATGCGCCATCATCTACAAGGAAAACGATTCGCTCGAAGTGCGTCGCCCCGACCGTGTGATGATGAATAACAATGAGGTTGTAGTGGTAGATTTCAAATTTGGTAAGAAGAACAAGAAATACAATGAGCAAGTGCAGGGGTATGTATCCTTACTTGCTGATATGGGTTATAAGAACATCAGCGGGTACCTCTGGTATGTGTATGATGGGGAACTGGAAAAAGTTGGATAA
- a CDS encoding PD-(D/E)XK nuclease family protein, which translates to METFLSIVAKDLYKRHGADLSRVAVIFPNKRAGLFFNEHLADEASRPIWSPAYLSISELFQQLSAQRSENPLKLGDSIKLVCELYKIFREETKSEETLDEFYFWGELLISDFDDADKNLVDADRMFSNLQDLKNMMDGFDFLSKDQEAAIQQFFQNFSIEKRTALKEKFISLWDVLGSIYHRYKESLTNQNIAYEGMLYRSVIEQLDASQMKYDTYVFVGFNVLNKVETKFFQMLRDADKALFYWDYDTFYTEAKNHEAGEFIRRNLKEFPSALSGVKFDKMDKPKKVRFIASSTENAQARYLPEWIRTNVIGKESDSAVVLCNEALLLPVLHSIPDSVKHVNITMGFPLAQTPVHSFITALLELQTVGFRPETGRYSYAAVQSVLKHPYTRQLSSKADDLEKDLTRKNRFYPLPSELKQDEFLGLLFTPQLGNMNLCNYLTSILKEVAKIYHAEKNSEDVFNQLYRESLFKSFTVITRFGSLIDSGDLTVQTETFRRLLNKVLTASNIPFHGEPAIGMQVMGVLETRNLDFKNLVMMSLNEGQLPKGSGDSSFIPYNLRKAFGMTTIEHKNAVYAYYFYRLMQRAENITLMYNTSSDGLNRGEWSRFMLQFLIEWPHEISREYVEAGQSPQVPVEITIQKTPDVMKRLQNFYDKRCNDRAQFSPSALNTYMDCRLKFYYTYVAALRPKPEVSSEIDSAMFGTIFHRSAELVYMDFKAHGNVVNKEQIEQLLRNDVKLQGYVDKAFKEEFFQVPLDEKPEYNGVQLVNSKVIVSYLRQLLRNDKEYAPFTLVDMEKPVSEDISIPTAKGDILSRIGGTIDRMDSKDGTLRIVDYKTGGTPKTAADIAALFTPAEGRPNYIFQTFLYAAIMTRLQNLKVAPSLLYIHQAASADYKPYIEIGQRNNKTFVEDFTPYEEEFRGLLNQLLSEIFNPEEPFSQTSFVSKCEYCDFKAMCKR; encoded by the coding sequence ATGGAAACATTCTTAAGTATCGTCGCAAAAGACTTATATAAAAGGCACGGAGCCGATCTCTCCCGCGTAGCTGTTATTTTCCCTAACAAGCGCGCAGGATTATTCTTCAATGAACATCTGGCGGATGAGGCTAGTCGTCCTATTTGGTCGCCGGCTTATCTCAGCATTAGCGAGTTGTTTCAGCAACTATCGGCACAAAGAAGCGAGAATCCGCTGAAGCTTGGCGACTCCATCAAGCTGGTTTGCGAGCTTTACAAGATATTCCGTGAGGAAACTAAGAGTGAGGAGACGCTGGATGAGTTCTACTTCTGGGGAGAACTGCTGATAAGTGACTTTGACGATGCCGACAAGAATCTGGTGGATGCCGACCGCATGTTCAGCAATCTGCAGGACTTAAAGAATATGATGGATGGTTTCGATTTCCTTAGCAAAGATCAGGAAGCGGCTATCCAACAGTTTTTCCAGAACTTTTCCATTGAGAAGCGCACCGCTCTGAAAGAGAAATTCATTTCCTTGTGGGATGTGCTTGGTAGCATCTACCATCGCTATAAAGAATCGCTGACCAATCAGAATATCGCCTACGAAGGAATGCTTTACCGCTCGGTTATCGAGCAGCTTGATGCGTCGCAGATGAAGTATGACACCTATGTGTTTGTGGGATTCAACGTACTGAACAAGGTGGAGACTAAGTTCTTCCAGATGCTCCGTGATGCAGACAAGGCGCTGTTCTACTGGGATTATGACACGTTCTACACCGAAGCTAAGAATCACGAGGCAGGTGAGTTTATCCGCCGTAACCTGAAAGAGTTTCCTTCTGCCCTTAGCGGTGTGAAGTTTGATAAGATGGATAAGCCAAAGAAAGTGAGGTTTATCGCTTCTTCCACCGAGAACGCACAGGCGCGTTACCTTCCCGAATGGATACGAACCAATGTTATCGGAAAGGAATCGGATAGTGCAGTGGTTCTTTGCAATGAAGCGCTGCTGCTTCCGGTGTTGCATTCCATCCCCGACAGCGTGAAGCACGTGAACATTACTATGGGATTCCCATTGGCTCAGACTCCCGTTCACAGTTTTATTACTGCTTTACTTGAGCTGCAGACCGTAGGCTTCCGTCCCGAGACAGGAAGATATTCTTATGCTGCTGTACAATCCGTGCTGAAACACCCATATACCCGTCAGCTATCATCAAAAGCTGATGATCTGGAGAAGGATCTCACCAGGAAGAACCGCTTCTATCCGCTTCCATCAGAATTAAAGCAGGATGAATTTCTGGGATTGCTTTTCACTCCTCAGTTAGGAAACATGAACCTTTGCAATTACCTGACCAGCATATTGAAGGAAGTTGCAAAAATCTATCATGCAGAAAAGAACAGCGAAGATGTATTCAATCAGCTCTATCGCGAATCGCTCTTCAAGTCTTTTACAGTGATAACCCGTTTTGGCAGTCTGATTGACAGCGGTGACCTTACCGTTCAGACAGAAACCTTCAGGCGTTTGCTAAACAAGGTGTTGACTGCCTCAAACATCCCTTTCCACGGCGAACCGGCCATCGGTATGCAGGTGATGGGTGTGCTTGAAACCCGTAACCTCGACTTTAAAAATCTGGTGATGATGTCGCTCAACGAAGGACAATTGCCCAAAGGCAGCGGAGACTCCTCGTTCATTCCGTATAACCTGCGCAAAGCATTCGGGATGACAACCATTGAACACAAAAATGCTGTGTATGCCTACTATTTCTATCGCCTTATGCAACGGGCGGAGAACATTACGCTGATGTACAACACCTCGAGCGACGGACTGAACCGTGGCGAATGGTCGCGTTTCATGCTGCAATTCCTTATTGAGTGGCCGCATGAAATCAGTCGGGAATACGTGGAAGCCGGACAATCGCCTCAGGTTCCGGTAGAGATTACTATCCAAAAGACTCCAGATGTGATGAAGCGTCTGCAGAACTTTTATGATAAACGCTGCAATGATCGTGCGCAGTTCTCTCCATCGGCCCTGAATACTTACATGGATTGCCGTCTGAAGTTCTACTACACTTACGTTGCCGCCCTGAGACCAAAGCCGGAAGTCAGCTCGGAAATCGACTCTGCTATGTTCGGAACCATCTTTCACCGTTCGGCAGAGCTTGTTTATATGGACTTCAAAGCGCATGGAAATGTGGTAAACAAAGAACAGATTGAGCAACTGCTCCGCAACGATGTAAAATTGCAGGGGTATGTGGACAAAGCATTCAAGGAAGAGTTCTTCCAGGTTCCTCTTGATGAGAAGCCCGAATACAACGGAGTGCAACTGGTCAACTCAAAGGTTATCGTGTCATACCTCCGTCAGTTGTTACGCAACGACAAGGAATACGCCCCATTCACACTGGTCGACATGGAGAAACCGGTAAGCGAAGACATCTCCATCCCAACAGCCAAAGGAGATATCCTTTCAAGAATAGGCGGAACCATTGACCGTATGGACAGCAAAGACGGAACCCTGCGCATTGTAGATTACAAAACCGGAGGCACTCCCAAAACAGCTGCAGACATAGCCGCACTTTTCACTCCGGCAGAGGGTCGCCCTAATTATATATTCCAGACGTTCCTCTATGCAGCCATTATGACCAGGCTGCAGAATCTGAAGGTTGCCCCTTCCCTGCTCTACATTCACCAAGCTGCCTCCGCCGACTACAAGCCATACATAGAAATCGGTCAGCGCAACAATAAAACTTTTGTAGAAGATTTTACGCCCTACGAAGAAGAGTTCCGTGGATTGCTAAATCAATTACTCTCGGAGATTTTTAATCCGGAAGAGCCATTCAGCCAAACCTCGTTCGTAAGTAAATGTGAGTATTGCGACTTTAAAGCCATGTGCAAACGATAA
- a CDS encoding site-specific integrase, whose amino-acid sequence MSIIKIVQREKVNKDGTAPLYVVFNLNREKIRIPTKISVPIADFDGKSGFIKGKVKSVKDQNLILTDMSAKVSDILVQYRLRRKSLNKEAFFREYNNPSDFVDFHKFVKEYQKKLSKEIEHGTYKHHVSIMKKLETYCPGLQFHELTSDFLHRYLMYLKRKLGNLDSTAYRNLSTIKIYVLAAIKKGYIEKENNPFADFKIKRPKPAVVYLDEEELQILVKLYNSNTLDSRLHETLRFFLFLCFTSLHISDARTLKIEQVYNKTLNYTRIKNRNSKPEILSIPLSEPAVKIFSEVKKDRNKGVLFYTLPADQNINVMLKEIASISEIRKKISSKTGRHTFATIFLRRTKDITTLQKLLGHSKVEMTLVYAHVLQESKIEGVSVFNSFI is encoded by the coding sequence ATGAGTATTATTAAAATTGTTCAGCGAGAAAAAGTAAACAAAGATGGTACAGCCCCACTGTACGTAGTATTTAATCTAAATCGAGAGAAAATTCGTATCCCGACAAAAATTTCTGTTCCTATTGCAGATTTTGATGGGAAATCTGGATTTATAAAAGGAAAAGTAAAATCAGTAAAAGACCAGAATCTCATCTTAACTGATATGTCTGCCAAAGTTTCTGATATACTTGTTCAGTATCGATTACGCAGAAAGTCTCTCAATAAAGAGGCCTTTTTTAGAGAATACAATAATCCTTCTGATTTTGTTGATTTTCATAAGTTTGTGAAAGAATACCAGAAAAAACTGTCAAAGGAGATTGAGCACGGAACATATAAGCATCATGTATCTATCATGAAAAAGTTAGAGACATATTGTCCAGGGCTTCAATTCCATGAATTAACAAGTGATTTTTTACATAGATATCTAATGTATTTAAAACGCAAATTAGGCAATTTAGACTCTACAGCCTACAGAAACCTGTCTACTATAAAAATATACGTCCTTGCTGCAATTAAAAAGGGATATATTGAAAAAGAGAACAATCCATTTGCTGATTTTAAAATAAAAAGACCTAAACCAGCAGTGGTATATCTGGATGAGGAAGAACTTCAGATACTTGTAAAACTATATAATTCAAATACATTAGATTCCCGATTGCATGAAACACTGCGTTTCTTTCTATTCTTATGTTTCACAAGTCTACATATCTCAGATGCAAGAACATTAAAGATAGAACAAGTATATAATAAAACACTTAATTATACCAGGATTAAAAACAGAAACTCTAAACCTGAAATTCTTAGTATTCCTTTATCAGAGCCAGCAGTTAAGATCTTTAGTGAGGTCAAAAAGGATAGAAATAAAGGCGTTTTATTTTATACTCTTCCTGCAGATCAGAATATCAATGTAATGCTCAAGGAAATTGCTAGTATCTCAGAAATAAGAAAAAAGATAAGTAGCAAAACTGGACGGCATACATTTGCAACCATCTTTCTAAGACGAACTAAGGATATTACAACGCTTCAGAAGCTATTAGGACATAGTAAAGTTGAGATGACATTAGTTTATGCTCACGTTCTTCAGGAGAGTAAAATTGAAGGTGTATCTGTATTCAACTCATTCATATAG
- a CDS encoding DNA adenine methylase translates to MSEKLMLKTPVTYYGGKQKMVNYILPLIPKHNLYCEPFCGGGAIFFAKENAEVSVLNDTNRELVNFYQVVKNDFVALEKEIQITLHSRDLHRKAAVIYNNPDMFSEIKRAWALWVLSSQSYCAKLDGSWGYDKTKNRTPKHIENKKKSFTLDYSIKLQDVQIECADALFIIKNRDTENTFFYVDPPYYNSDMGHYDGYSLQDFEDLLKLLSEIKGKFLLSSYPSEILNEWTKKQKWNTYTVEGKVSVNAKSGYLKRKVEVLTSNY, encoded by the coding sequence ATGTCTGAAAAATTAATGCTTAAAACACCGGTAACTTATTACGGTGGAAAACAAAAAATGGTAAATTATATATTACCGTTGATTCCAAAACATAATCTATATTGTGAACCATTTTGCGGGGGAGGAGCTATCTTTTTCGCAAAAGAGAATGCCGAAGTTAGCGTATTAAATGATACGAATCGTGAGTTGGTAAACTTTTATCAGGTTGTAAAGAACGATTTTGTTGCACTTGAGAAAGAAATACAGATAACTCTTCATAGCCGGGACTTACATAGAAAAGCTGCAGTTATATATAATAATCCGGATATGTTCTCTGAAATAAAAAGAGCCTGGGCTTTATGGGTTCTTTCCTCTCAAAGCTATTGCGCTAAATTAGACGGTTCATGGGGATACGATAAGACTAAAAACAGAACACCTAAACATATAGAGAATAAGAAGAAGTCTTTTACTCTTGATTATTCAATAAAATTACAAGATGTACAGATTGAGTGTGCAGATGCACTTTTTATTATAAAAAATAGAGACACAGAAAATACTTTTTTTTATGTGGATCCCCCATATTATAATTCTGATATGGGACATTACGACGGTTATAGTCTGCAGGACTTTGAAGACTTACTTAAGTTATTATCTGAAATAAAAGGAAAATTCCTATTATCTTCATATCCAAGCGAGATCTTAAATGAATGGACCAAGAAACAAAAGTGGAATACTTACACCGTAGAAGGTAAAGTTTCTGTTAATGCAAAATCAGGATATTTAAAAAGAAAAGTTGAAGTACTTACTTCTAATTATTAG
- a CDS encoding RNA-directed DNA polymerase, with translation MAVDKALKCNGKTKEALSFLENRKENEKEIFEWIKAGKYCDVKYKHMTIKSRDGKLRYLSMCSFRDRIIMHVILIMIMPKFMGQLSDDAFNCIQYRGINSSYKRGDANHMLKAYMNKGFWGYLQLDIKKCYQSTQSQILEREQRRLLGDQFLDLLNHYSMCETGLPIGTPMSPINHHIIMLAVDRFIKQELKITGYVRYADDMILFGDKQQLHEAYHRIGNKLYYEYGYQLKKESHPTPIMVPLVVLGYKYHVGHTRVKRTSKERMKRAWHNERSRASYLGILKGCDSINLQRTLNMNFSDIISEETKVTRRMDSPLDKIENLTCKFDILDFEVREPDKRNGKYWMRMQVRFEQNDTTVTRLIKGYQPALCMFLLNVEKEIKKKAMLSSMSYDEVRNEFLPIQGAELDNQNGWIFKGTINKIS, from the coding sequence ATGGCAGTTGACAAAGCTTTAAAATGCAATGGAAAAACGAAAGAAGCCCTTTCCTTTTTAGAAAATAGAAAAGAAAATGAAAAAGAAATTTTTGAGTGGATAAAAGCAGGAAAATATTGTGATGTTAAGTATAAACACATGACAATAAAATCTAGGGACGGCAAACTGAGATATCTTTCAATGTGCTCTTTTCGTGACCGGATAATAATGCATGTCATCTTAATTATGATAATGCCTAAGTTCATGGGACAGCTTTCAGATGATGCTTTTAACTGCATCCAGTATAGAGGAATAAACTCTTCTTATAAACGTGGAGATGCTAATCACATGTTAAAGGCGTATATGAATAAAGGATTCTGGGGGTATTTGCAGCTTGATATAAAAAAATGTTATCAGTCAACGCAGAGCCAGATTCTTGAAAGAGAGCAAAGAAGGTTATTAGGAGATCAGTTTTTAGATTTATTGAATCATTACTCAATGTGTGAAACCGGATTGCCAATCGGTACCCCGATGTCACCAATCAATCATCACATTATAATGCTTGCTGTTGACAGGTTCATTAAGCAGGAACTAAAGATTACAGGATATGTGAGATATGCAGATGATATGATTCTTTTCGGAGATAAGCAACAATTGCATGAAGCGTATCACCGTATCGGTAATAAACTATATTACGAATACGGTTATCAACTTAAAAAAGAATCTCATCCAACACCGATAATGGTGCCTTTAGTAGTATTAGGATATAAATACCACGTAGGACATACCAGGGTGAAAAGAACTTCCAAAGAAAGAATGAAAAGAGCTTGGCATAATGAACGCAGCCGTGCCTCTTATCTTGGAATACTAAAAGGATGTGACTCTATAAATTTACAAAGAACATTAAATATGAATTTTTCAGATATTATTAGTGAAGAAACAAAAGTTACAAGGAGAATGGATTCTCCTTTAGATAAAATAGAGAATCTTACATGCAAATTTGATATTCTTGATTTTGAAGTTAGAGAACCAGATAAACGAAATGGGAAATACTGGATGCGTATGCAAGTTAGATTCGAACAAAACGATACGACTGTAACACGTCTCATTAAAGGATATCAACCAGCTCTTTGTATGTTCCTTCTTAATGTTGAAAAAGAAATAAAGAAAAAGGCTATGCTGAGTTCTATGTCTTATGATGAAGTAAGAAATGAATTTCTTCCTATTCAAGGGGCTGAACTTGACAACCAAAACGGATGGATTTTCAAAGGTACAATCAATAAAATAAGTTAG